The Medicago truncatula cultivar Jemalong A17 chromosome 4, MtrunA17r5.0-ANR, whole genome shotgun sequence genome includes a region encoding these proteins:
- the LOC25493170 gene encoding E3 ubiquitin-protein ligase RMA3 has translation MDFEHEEFFNQEWKADGNSVTETEKENIDNCFDCHICLDFAHEPVVTLCGHLFCWSCIYKWLFVQRASLAPDEHPQCPVCKHDISHTKMVPLYGRGQTLSSRRGRNRKATLEDISIPPRPPASEIQSLLETRTSPQSDQQEQENDDTSQVQNLDTLVTPVIPRYMFGNYEDLHLMVANKSLNKISFFFFLCFVMCLILF, from the coding sequence atggACTTTGAGCATGAAGAGTTCTTTAACCAAGAATGGAAAGCCGATGGAAATTCTGTGACAGAGACAGAGAAAGAGAATATTGACAATTGTTTTGATTGCCACATCTGCTTAGATTTTGCACACGAACCAGTAGTAACCTTATGTGGCCACCTTTTCTGTTGGTCTTGCATCTACAAATGGCTCTTTGTGCAAAGGGCTTCACTTGCACCTGATGAGCATCCACAGTGTCCAGTTTGCAAGCATGATATATCTCACACCAAAATGGTCCCTCTCTATGGAAGAGGCCAGACTCTATCTTCTCGACGCGGCCGCAACAGGAAGGCTACTCTTGAAGATATTTCTATACCACCAAGACCACCTGCTTCAGAGATTCAATCTCTACTGGAAACGCGAACATCACCTCAAAGTGATCAACAAGAACAAGAGAATGATGATACATCACAAGTGCAGAATCTTGATACCTTAGTGACACCGGTAATCCCTCGCTATATGTTTGGCAACTATGAAGATTTACATCTTATGGTGGCAAACAAATCATtgaacaaaatttctttttttttctttttatgcttTGTCATGTGTTTGATTCTTTTCTGA